The Kroppenstedtia pulmonis genome has a segment encoding these proteins:
- a CDS encoding DHH family phosphoesterase, which produces MPNFMTKRWHGYHMILAMCFNLILIAVLATFNWQYALMGLTFFLAVGWVLYESERAFRKDFINYVQTLSQRIKGANQLAVDQMPFGILLYDRQNRIEWHNSFVKKMVGAETLVGSPLYEALHQLKRRKSPPDRMTVEDRVYEVIHHEEERLYFFRDITRLDQLQKRHQQEQMVIGFLHMDNYDEAGSGMDDQERTLLLTNVTAAITRWAQEHDISLRSFDSDKFFMVLNRKTLDQLTHNRFEILDVVRDLTRHNKIPITLSIGLASAGSTILEQTHSAQAALDIALARGGDQAAVQQGERTIFFGGKSNAVEKRTRVRARVISYALSNLIKDSSRVLVMGHDQPDMDALGAAIGVLLAVRANGKEGHIVLGDSNPSIEGLMEAIVDHDLQNDLVSPERSLQLMDKNSLLILVDTHKPSMTIEPRLVEKAERVVVIDHHRRGEEFVRDPVLVYLEPYASSTCELVTELLQYQDERLSMDTLETTALLAGIVVDTKSFAFRSGSRTFEAASFLRRYGADPGLVQSLLKEDLNRFVKRAEIVKNTKVLYDKIAIAVGDEKVTYDQLVIAQAADTLLNMKGIRASFAIGLRNDGKVAISARSQGDVNVQVIMEELGGGGHLTHAAVQLEGMTTNEVRERLMQVLEQLDVQGGDTA; this is translated from the coding sequence CAACATTTAATTGGCAGTATGCCTTGATGGGTTTAACTTTCTTTTTGGCCGTTGGTTGGGTTCTCTATGAATCAGAACGTGCATTTCGAAAAGACTTTATCAATTATGTGCAAACCTTGTCCCAGCGGATTAAGGGGGCAAATCAGCTGGCAGTTGATCAAATGCCATTTGGAATTCTTTTATACGATCGGCAAAACCGGATTGAATGGCATAATTCCTTTGTGAAGAAAATGGTGGGAGCGGAAACTTTGGTGGGTAGTCCTCTGTATGAGGCATTACATCAGTTGAAAAGACGAAAAAGCCCACCTGACCGTATGACGGTGGAGGACCGTGTGTATGAAGTCATTCATCACGAAGAAGAGCGGCTTTATTTTTTCCGGGATATCACCCGGTTGGATCAGTTGCAAAAGCGTCACCAGCAGGAACAAATGGTGATCGGATTTTTGCATATGGACAATTATGATGAAGCCGGAAGTGGAATGGATGATCAGGAACGCACGTTGTTGCTAACCAATGTCACTGCCGCCATTACCCGATGGGCCCAAGAACATGATATCAGCTTGCGAAGCTTCGATTCCGACAAATTTTTTATGGTCCTGAACCGGAAAACCTTGGATCAATTGACTCATAACCGGTTTGAAATCCTGGATGTAGTCCGGGATTTAACCCGGCATAATAAAATACCCATCACGTTAAGCATCGGATTGGCCTCAGCAGGATCCACGATTTTGGAACAAACCCATTCTGCTCAGGCTGCTTTGGATATCGCCTTAGCTCGTGGCGGGGACCAGGCAGCAGTACAGCAAGGGGAACGGACCATTTTCTTCGGTGGCAAGTCCAATGCCGTTGAGAAGAGAACCCGGGTACGGGCACGGGTTATTTCCTATGCTTTGTCCAATCTGATCAAAGACAGCAGTCGGGTTCTGGTGATGGGGCACGACCAGCCGGACATGGATGCCTTGGGAGCAGCCATCGGGGTTTTGCTTGCAGTACGTGCCAATGGAAAGGAAGGGCACATTGTGCTGGGAGATTCCAATCCTTCCATCGAAGGATTGATGGAGGCTATTGTGGATCATGATCTTCAGAATGATCTTGTCAGTCCGGAGCGATCTCTGCAACTGATGGATAAAAACAGTTTACTTATTTTGGTGGATACTCATAAGCCGTCCATGACCATTGAGCCTCGCCTGGTGGAAAAAGCGGAACGAGTCGTGGTGATTGACCATCATCGCCGGGGAGAAGAGTTTGTTCGGGACCCGGTCTTGGTCTACCTGGAGCCCTATGCCTCTTCCACCTGCGAATTAGTGACTGAACTGTTGCAGTACCAGGATGAGCGGCTATCCATGGATACTTTGGAGACAACAGCATTGTTGGCAGGTATCGTAGTGGATACCAAAAGTTTTGCCTTCCGTTCCGGTTCCCGAACCTTTGAAGCGGCGTCCTTTCTGCGACGTTATGGTGCGGATCCCGGTTTGGTCCAATCTTTACTAAAAGAGGATTTGAACCGGTTTGTCAAACGGGCCGAGATTGTCAAAAATACCAAAGTGTTATACGATAAAATTGCAATAGCTGTCGGGGATGAAAAAGTCACCTATGATCAATTGGTGATTGCCCAGGCTGCCGATACCCTGCTTAATATGAAGGGAATTCGTGCCTCTTTTGCAATTGGATTGCGAAATGACGGTAAGGTGGCGATCAGTGCCCGTTCTCAGGGTGATGTCAATGTTCAAGTCATTATGGAAGAACTGGGAGGCGGAGGCCATCTGACCCATGCCGCCGTTCAGCTTGAGGGAATGACAACGAATGAAGTCCGGGAACGGTTAATGCAAGTATTGGAACAGTTGGATGTGCAAGGGGGCGATACTGCATGA